One window of the Camelina sativa cultivar DH55 chromosome 1, Cs, whole genome shotgun sequence genome contains the following:
- the LOC104704741 gene encoding uncharacterized protein LOC104704741, with translation MGSEDMIDHLNDEEEEEEFNTPEPLEKKQRKGKEIATETEPETEDQNRDKKIRLKVKQIRERPDRISPIVAYFSTSYDPCEVDPETGEKVHETPKVTVYKHKDETKKRLQVVVSPPGANVEFVGTNYTGEQAAMQTTAYALGVVNREKKTIRIFPVAHNKIIRLEPRIKTEEANEEEASDAELSIRDRLSKTNQKYSTKKVVSRDKKKRNLNLGDDAETQKFLDGKLNELDINTGALEGTSSTVARNIPX, from the exons ATGGGAAGCGAAGACATGATTGACCACCTTAAcgacgaagaggaagaggaggagttCAACACACCAGAACCTctagagaagaagcaaaggaaagGGAAGGAGATTGCAACAGAAACAGAACCAGAAACAGAGGATCAAAACAGAGACAAGAAAATCAGACTCAAGGTGAAACAAATCCGTGAGAGACCCGATAGAATCTCTCCTATCGTCGCTTATTTCTCTACAAGCTACGATCCTTGCGAGGTAGATCCAGAAACGGGCGAGAAAGTTCATGAAACTCCAAAAGTTACTGTTTACAAGCATAAGGATGAGACGAAGAAGAGGCTTCAGGTTGTGGTAAGCCCTCCTGGCGCGAACGTGGAGTTCGTGGGAACGAATTACACTGGGGAGCAAGCGGCTATGCAGACTACTGCTTATGCATTGGGTGTCGtcaatagagagaagaagacgatcaGGATTTTTCCGGTTGCGCACAATAAG ATAATAAGATTGGAGCCAAGAATTAAAACTGAAGAAGCAAATGAGGAAGAAGCTTCAGACGCAGAACTTAGCATAAGAGATCGACTTAGCAAAACTAACCAGAAGTATAGTACAAAGAAAGTTGTTTCTCGG GATAAGAAGAAGCGTAACTTAAATCTGGGAGATGATGCCGAGACTCAGAAGTTCCTTGACGGGAAACTTAATGAACTTGATATTAATACGGGGGCTCTTGAAGGAACCAGTTCTACTGTTGCACGCAACATTCCTNGTTAG